The following coding sequences lie in one Anaerobranca gottschalkii DSM 13577 genomic window:
- a CDS encoding permease, which yields MYDLVIYFIAIFLLVLSFIKDKEKTKLALIKGKNSILNILPELVGVIIIIGVILSILNPETISKLLGEQSGFLGLLGAAIIGAITLIPGFIAFPLAAMLLQNGADYLPIAAFVSTLMMVGIATLPLEIKYFNKKLAVIRNGLAFLFSFVIAYIVKLVVTVL from the coding sequence ATGTATGATCTAGTTATTTATTTTATAGCAATTTTTTTGTTGGTTTTATCTTTTATTAAAGATAAGGAAAAGACAAAATTAGCTTTAATTAAAGGGAAAAATTCAATATTGAATATACTCCCAGAGCTGGTGGGGGTTATTATAATTATAGGTGTTATTTTATCTATCCTTAATCCGGAAACAATCTCGAAGCTTTTAGGAGAGCAATCGGGTTTTCTAGGGCTATTAGGAGCAGCTATTATTGGTGCAATTACTCTAATTCCAGGATTTATTGCCTTTCCCTTAGCTGCAATGTTATTACAAAATGGAGCAGATTATTTGCCAATAGCTGCCTTTGTTTCAACACTAATGATGGTTGGTATTGCTACTTTGCCATTAGAAATCAAATATTTCAATAAAAAACTGGCAGTAATAAGAAATGGTTTAGCCTTTCTATTTTCTTTTGTTATTGCATATATTGTTAAATTGGTGGTGACAGTTTTATGA
- the tatC gene encoding twin-arginine translocase subunit TatC: MFKKKSGKISNNLAGKMTILEHLEELRRRIIIVLLLITVTFVINIYYAQNLLDFLMYPGKNVQFMFYYPSEAFLANLRSAFVLSILINFPFIIYHLISFILPAFQKQGKITIIIFILLAILLFYIGVAFSFFVVTPIALEFLIGFSRENLIAQISIASYLTFLFNSMFAFGLVFQTPIIFTMLAKMSLISSRFMRKNWKYAVLIIVILSAIITPPDVFSQILMTIPLILLFEISILLVYLVEKRRK, translated from the coding sequence ATGTTTAAAAAAAAGTCGGGGAAAATATCAAATAATTTAGCGGGAAAGATGACAATCTTAGAACACTTGGAAGAACTAAGAAGGAGAATCATTATAGTTCTCCTTTTGATAACAGTAACCTTTGTTATAAATATTTACTATGCACAAAATTTGCTGGATTTCCTTATGTATCCAGGAAAGAATGTTCAGTTTATGTTTTATTATCCTTCAGAAGCATTTTTAGCAAATCTAAGAAGTGCTTTTGTATTATCAATTTTAATTAACTTTCCCTTTATAATTTATCACCTAATCAGTTTTATTTTACCTGCATTTCAAAAACAAGGGAAAATTACTATTATAATATTTATCTTATTAGCTATCCTTTTATTTTATATAGGAGTTGCCTTTTCCTTCTTTGTTGTTACTCCAATAGCCCTAGAATTTTTAATAGGGTTTAGCAGGGAAAATTTAATAGCGCAGATTTCTATAGCAAGTTATTTAACTTTTTTATTTAACAGTATGTTTGCTTTTGGTTTGGTTTTCCAAACCCCAATAATTTTTACTATGTTAGCCAAAATGTCACTAATATCTAGTCGTTTTATGAGAAAAAATTGGAAATATGCTGTTTTAATAATTGTAATTTTATCAGCGATAATAACTCCTCCCGACGTGTTTTCACAAATATTAATGACAATTCCTTTAATACTTTTATTTGAAATTAGCATATTGTTAGTATATTTAGTTGAAAAAAGAAGAAAATAA
- a CDS encoding NADH-quinone oxidoreductase subunit I: MLLKFITTILEKAYDLSRNVLYNPQKCVHGRKGFNCRNCIKSCENQAISFKDNELQILENCNGCGKCIRTCKTGALQDPEFEMKLEKDMLQKKEIQIICHRSKGLIGIKANCLLNIPHHLLVELYYKTGGKLRFNKEICKSCPKDNTLIDEYLNTLTTQFNDLKILNIFRNTVNEINNDDLILSREEFLLYLKNRFKENSNKLILNSIYEDQKLVNHQHRVNIYLQNFDIQIEGKEFTESCTLCGKCKKLCPTDAITLEEKKGEKKIQYNYLKCIDCNRCIDNCNEKGILKGKKIKAFKIKKGLQCRICGAILEENNFSLLCIKCKSKRSI, encoded by the coding sequence ATGCTTTTAAAATTTATCACAACCATTTTAGAAAAAGCTTATGATTTATCAAGAAATGTTTTATACAATCCACAAAAGTGTGTTCATGGTAGAAAAGGATTTAATTGCAGAAATTGTATTAAAAGCTGTGAAAATCAAGCTATATCATTTAAAGATAATGAATTACAAATTCTTGAAAATTGTAATGGTTGTGGGAAATGTATTAGAACTTGTAAAACAGGGGCACTGCAAGATCCAGAATTTGAAATGAAGTTGGAAAAAGACATGCTACAAAAAAAAGAAATTCAAATCATTTGTCATAGAAGTAAAGGCCTTATAGGTATAAAGGCTAATTGTCTATTAAATATTCCCCATCATCTATTAGTTGAACTTTATTATAAAACTGGTGGTAAACTAAGATTTAATAAAGAAATATGTAAAAGCTGTCCGAAGGATAATACTTTGATAGATGAATATCTTAATACTTTAACTACTCAATTTAATGATTTAAAAATTTTAAATATTTTTCGTAACACTGTTAATGAAATTAATAATGATGATTTAATTTTGTCGAGGGAAGAGTTCCTTTTATATTTAAAAAACAGATTTAAAGAGAATTCTAATAAGTTAATTCTCAATAGTATTTATGAAGATCAAAAATTAGTTAATCATCAACATAGGGTAAATATTTATTTACAAAATTTTGATATTCAAATAGAAGGAAAAGAATTTACTGAGAGTTGTACATTATGTGGAAAATGTAAAAAATTATGTCCTACAGATGCTATTACTTTGGAAGAAAAAAAAGGAGAAAAGAAAATACAATATAATTATCTTAAATGTATTGATTGCAATCGATGTATAGATAATTGTAATGAAAAGGGAATTTTGAAAGGGAAAAAAATTAAAGCTTTTAAAATAAAAAAAGGGCTACAGTGTAGAATCTGTGGAGCAATATTAGAAGAAAATAATTTTAGTTTACTATGTATTAAATGTAAGAGTAAGAGGAGTATTTAA
- a CDS encoding TorD/DmsD family molecular chaperone, producing the protein MVLYKLYFLLSHCFYKPDDGLLHLLREEGLDFLKTTFSENPNLCQRFEELKQELDKDNYLAQLAWEYNRLFFGPGKVLVPPYSALYINSYGHIMTNVTKQVKEAYKSWGFDLADDLKEPADHIAIELSFLANLYKLLEENKDQREAILLQISEFKHHLKEWVPKFQMEIKKHKSLLFYEILAETVMELLLRD; encoded by the coding sequence ATGGTACTATATAAATTATATTTTTTATTGAGCCACTGTTTTTATAAACCAGATGACGGATTACTCCATTTATTAAGAGAAGAAGGGTTAGATTTCCTGAAGACTACTTTTAGTGAAAACCCCAATTTATGTCAACGGTTTGAAGAATTAAAACAAGAATTAGATAAGGATAATTATTTAGCTCAATTAGCTTGGGAATACAACCGATTGTTTTTTGGCCCTGGAAAAGTATTAGTACCTCCTTATAGTGCTTTATATATCAATAGTTATGGACATATAATGACAAATGTTACTAAACAAGTTAAAGAAGCTTATAAATCTTGGGGATTTGATCTTGCCGATGATTTAAAGGAACCGGCAGATCATATAGCAATAGAACTAAGTTTCTTAGCAAATTTATATAAACTATTAGAAGAAAATAAAGACCAGAGGGAGGCAATTCTTTTACAAATTAGTGAGTTTAAACATCATTTAAAGGAATGGGTACCAAAATTTCAAATGGAAATAAAAAAACATAAATCTCTCCTATTTTACGAAATACTTGCTGAAACAGTAATGGAATTATTATTAAGGGATTAG
- a CDS encoding molybdopterin-containing oxidoreductase family protein encodes MSILDREISRKSFLIGSTAVVGGVILFNNYQKNKSQKKLLEGKVERKELKKVNTFCFMCGNTCGLIALVDEDGKVQRIEPNRKHIGNNGGVCARAHASIQQLYDPDRLKAPMKKVAKDRWEEISWEEAIDTVYEKLTEIKEKYGPETVSFINRRSSYGFAFSAFARNYGSPNVEGSASICDGAKIVAHEASAGTNGIMGDFENAKYILLAGASQMEAPRYRLRHVKETALAKERGAILTVVDPRYSYTASKADNYLGIKPGTDAMLFLSMARVIIEEGLYDKEFVEKYSVGFEEFKEEVFKDKYSLENAEKVTGIKAEVIRKTAIEFATNLPAIADSSSGIHKWTNGTMNHWALTCLNALVGSFDVKGGYCFTSGGRLAWPEMTGNNVKAKRHYTEGGWSFHNSVPLQNRSLLNAAILTPKEYPAGPKANAKTVPIYNGNGIKAMFVYNTDPVAAHSNTIATKEALESLEFAVGIDIYLSQTMTYFPVGSIIMPECTFLERWAAVTPRSHVPYVALGEKVVEPLWNSKSAYWIFVKLGKRFGFEDFLKLDENDEEGLIKRAITEAEQPDGTKIDWEQIRKDGVWVSQAERKYRRYDRFPNGKFAFAFVGELTDLQQAVVDAGGSRVPQYVDPVKPNEKYPFRFLAGGKTLWHTQGATRNLPYLMQNFCENAALSDINYINIHTSDAEKYGIKHGDKVKVRSAVGEVIGQAFVSERVQPGFINVTHGFGNESKFLTVAYQKGVNPNYLINDLRWDRISGQFTVNEEICELIKV; translated from the coding sequence ATGTCTATTTTAGATAGAGAAATTAGTAGGAAAAGTTTTTTAATAGGTAGTACAGCAGTAGTTGGCGGTGTTATTCTTTTCAATAATTATCAAAAAAACAAAAGTCAAAAGAAATTATTAGAAGGAAAAGTAGAAAGAAAAGAACTTAAAAAAGTTAATACTTTCTGTTTTATGTGTGGTAATACCTGTGGATTGATTGCTTTAGTTGACGAAGATGGAAAAGTTCAGAGAATAGAGCCTAATAGAAAACATATAGGTAACAATGGTGGTGTTTGTGCTAGAGCCCATGCATCTATTCAACAACTTTATGATCCCGATAGGTTAAAAGCACCGATGAAAAAGGTTGCTAAAGACAGGTGGGAGGAAATATCTTGGGAAGAAGCAATTGACACTGTTTATGAAAAATTAACAGAAATAAAAGAAAAATATGGTCCAGAAACAGTTTCTTTTATTAACAGAAGATCTTCTTATGGTTTTGCCTTTAGTGCCTTTGCCAGAAATTATGGAAGCCCTAACGTTGAAGGTTCTGCTAGTATTTGCGATGGTGCTAAAATTGTAGCCCATGAAGCAAGTGCTGGTACAAATGGAATTATGGGTGATTTTGAAAATGCTAAGTACATTCTTTTAGCTGGAGCTAGTCAAATGGAAGCTCCCCGTTATAGATTGCGACATGTTAAAGAAACTGCTTTAGCTAAAGAAAGGGGAGCAATTTTAACTGTAGTAGATCCTAGATATAGTTATACCGCTTCTAAAGCCGATAATTACTTAGGTATTAAACCTGGTACCGATGCTATGTTATTCTTAAGTATGGCAAGGGTTATTATTGAAGAAGGTTTATATGATAAAGAATTTGTAGAAAAATATTCTGTAGGTTTTGAAGAATTTAAAGAAGAAGTATTTAAAGATAAATATTCTTTAGAAAATGCTGAAAAAGTAACAGGTATTAAAGCTGAAGTAATAAGGAAAACTGCAATAGAATTTGCTACAAACTTGCCAGCCATTGCCGATTCCTCTAGTGGTATTCATAAATGGACTAATGGGACAATGAATCATTGGGCATTGACTTGTTTAAATGCTTTAGTGGGAAGTTTTGATGTAAAAGGTGGCTATTGCTTCACTAGTGGTGGAAGGTTAGCGTGGCCAGAAATGACTGGTAATAATGTAAAAGCTAAAAGACACTACACTGAAGGTGGCTGGAGTTTCCATAATAGTGTTCCGTTGCAAAATAGATCCCTTCTAAATGCAGCTATTTTAACTCCTAAAGAATATCCTGCTGGTCCTAAAGCTAATGCTAAAACTGTACCTATATATAACGGTAATGGAATTAAAGCTATGTTTGTCTACAATACTGACCCTGTAGCAGCTCACTCTAATACTATTGCTACTAAGGAAGCTTTAGAATCTTTAGAATTTGCTGTAGGGATCGATATATATTTAAGTCAAACTATGACATATTTCCCAGTAGGAAGTATTATAATGCCAGAATGCACATTCTTAGAAAGATGGGCGGCAGTAACACCAAGAAGTCATGTGCCATATGTAGCCTTAGGAGAAAAAGTGGTAGAACCCTTATGGAATAGTAAATCTGCTTATTGGATTTTCGTTAAATTAGGTAAAAGGTTTGGTTTTGAAGATTTCTTAAAACTTGATGAAAATGATGAAGAAGGGCTAATTAAAAGGGCAATTACAGAAGCGGAACAACCTGATGGCACTAAAATAGATTGGGAACAAATTAGAAAAGATGGTGTTTGGGTATCTCAAGCTGAAAGAAAATATCGTAGATATGATAGATTCCCTAACGGAAAATTTGCCTTTGCCTTTGTAGGAGAATTAACGGATTTACAACAGGCTGTTGTGGATGCAGGGGGATCTAGAGTTCCCCAGTATGTGGATCCTGTAAAGCCAAATGAAAAATACCCCTTTAGATTTTTAGCTGGTGGTAAAACTCTATGGCATACCCAAGGAGCTACCCGTAACTTACCATATCTAATGCAAAATTTCTGCGAAAATGCAGCATTAAGTGATATAAACTATATCAATATTCATACATCTGATGCTGAAAAATATGGTATAAAACATGGTGATAAGGTAAAAGTAAGATCTGCTGTTGGAGAAGTTATCGGGCAAGCCTTTGTTTCTGAAAGGGTACAACCAGGGTTTATTAATGTTACCCATGGATTTGGAAATGAGTCTAAATTTTTAACAGTTGCTTATCAAAAAGGAGTAAATCCAAATTATCTAATCAATGACTTACGTTGGGATAGAATTAGCGGACAGTTTACCGTTAACGAAGAAATTTGTGAACTTATAAAAGTATAG
- a CDS encoding 4Fe-4S dicluster domain-containing protein — protein MARYAFIINQSRCVGCNACVVACQQSYHLPKENQLNWVNVKEEGKYPQVKLEFKPMLCGQCDNPTCVTSCPVDGATYQRKDGIVIVDEDKCIGCGVCVGACPYGARSINKNNNKVVKCTFCVQEVTNDDTSYCVKTCPTDARMLVDLDNLTPEQQKWLDKGKRLEERNGVKPFIYHII, from the coding sequence ATGGCAAGATACGCCTTTATAATTAACCAGTCTAGATGTGTTGGTTGTAATGCTTGTGTTGTAGCATGTCAACAATCTTATCATTTACCAAAAGAAAATCAATTAAACTGGGTAAATGTAAAAGAAGAAGGGAAGTACCCACAAGTTAAGTTAGAATTTAAACCAATGCTTTGTGGACAATGTGACAATCCAACCTGTGTAACTAGCTGTCCAGTAGATGGTGCTACTTATCAGAGAAAAGATGGGATTGTAATAGTAGATGAAGATAAATGTATCGGATGTGGTGTTTGTGTAGGTGCTTGTCCATATGGAGCCAGAAGTATTAACAAAAATAATAATAAGGTGGTTAAATGCACTTTCTGTGTACAGGAAGTTACTAACGATGATACTAGTTATTGTGTTAAAACTTGTCCTACTGACGCTAGAATGTTAGTAGATCTTGATAATTTAACTCCTGAACAACAAAAATGGTTAGATAAAGGAAAGAGACTAGAAGAACGCAATGGAGTAAAACCCTTTATCTATCATATTATTTAG
- the tatA gene encoding twin-arginine translocase TatA/TatE family subunit → MPKIGGTELIVILVVILLIFGPSKLPEIGRSFGKSIKEFRKASKDIQDSITDEEN, encoded by the coding sequence ATGCCTAAAATAGGTGGAACAGAACTTATAGTAATACTAGTCGTTATATTATTAATTTTTGGACCTTCTAAATTACCAGAGATCGGGAGATCATTTGGGAAAAGCATAAAAGAATTTAGAAAAGCTTCAAAGGATATCCAGGATAGTATAACCGATGAAGAAAATTAA
- a CDS encoding YeeE/YedE family protein: MNIQLDKGNEFKRLKINQLSLAVIIGVVNLIFMFFIYRFIGDKTLYWLFGILFGFVLQRSRFCITAGFRDIFLIRNTTVTRAVIICLAISTLLFAFIISYTPPSYNIEPKLYPVGIHTVVGGIIFGIGMVIAGGCASGTLMRVGEGYQMQLFGIIGFFIGAIVGAYNYQWWYQLSISKSPVIYLPDLLSFWGAVALQIGILLVIYLLAFYWERGTIKPFKIKIATDNKSSISFYQRFIKKSWTYTTGAILLAFLNSLFFLTLKVPWSITTGITHISGGVVNKLNFDLSHWLYFDSSSNPFFQHPLALIPISMVIGSFMGSLAAGEFRIRKARSKRFLISAFIGGFLMGYSARLSGGCNIGAFLSAIPCFSLHGWVYGLSILIGSYFGGKILLRYLL; the protein is encoded by the coding sequence ATGAATATACAATTAGATAAAGGTAATGAGTTTAAAAGATTAAAGATAAATCAGTTGAGTTTGGCAGTGATTATCGGTGTAGTTAACTTAATATTTATGTTTTTTATTTATCGGTTTATAGGAGATAAAACTCTCTATTGGTTATTTGGGATATTGTTTGGTTTTGTTCTTCAAAGATCTAGATTTTGTATTACAGCAGGATTTAGAGATATATTTTTAATCCGTAATACCACAGTTACTAGGGCAGTGATTATATGTTTAGCTATTTCTACACTTTTGTTTGCCTTTATTATATCCTATACTCCACCTTCTTACAATATCGAACCTAAACTATACCCTGTAGGTATTCATACTGTAGTTGGAGGAATTATCTTTGGGATTGGAATGGTTATAGCAGGGGGATGTGCTTCAGGAACCTTAATGCGTGTAGGTGAAGGATATCAAATGCAATTATTTGGTATTATAGGTTTCTTTATTGGAGCAATTGTTGGAGCATATAATTACCAATGGTGGTATCAGCTTTCAATAAGCAAATCACCTGTAATTTATCTACCAGATCTACTAAGTTTTTGGGGAGCAGTTGCCTTACAGATAGGGATTCTTTTAGTAATCTATTTATTAGCCTTTTATTGGGAAAGGGGAACTATTAAACCCTTTAAAATAAAAATTGCTACTGATAACAAATCAAGTATTAGTTTTTATCAGAGATTTATCAAAAAATCTTGGACTTATACCACAGGGGCAATCCTTTTAGCTTTTTTAAATTCCCTGTTCTTTTTAACCTTGAAAGTACCTTGGAGTATAACAACAGGAATAACCCATATAAGTGGAGGAGTAGTTAATAAATTAAATTTTGACTTAAGTCATTGGCTATATTTTGATTCTAGTTCTAATCCATTTTTCCAGCATCCCTTGGCTTTAATACCTATATCAATGGTTATTGGGTCATTTATGGGATCCTTAGCTGCAGGTGAGTTTAGAATAAGAAAAGCAAGAAGTAAAAGATTTCTTATCTCCGCTTTTATTGGTGGATTTTTAATGGGATATAGTGCAAGATTATCGGGAGGTTGTAATATTGGGGCTTTTTTAAGTGCTATCCCTTGTTTTTCATTACATGGTTGGGTATATGGATTATCTATTTTAATAGGATCTTACTTTGGTGGAAAAATATTACTTCGCTATTTATTATAA
- a CDS encoding LysR substrate-binding domain-containing protein: MNIEHLRSFSLVVKLGSITKAAKQLHVSQPALSLQIQELEKTFNSTLLNRTNKGVSPTPIGDLVYNYAQKVLQLTETLNKEISSLQNLESQEITVGASEAVGEFALPCSVYIFKERFPNHEINVAICDTKCVIERVMEGTLPMGIVEGIINQDLLKSIKEEGLALKKIGNDKLVVTAPYNSQWKTKESVSFDELKKYNMILQPKTSGVMMTLDSILKYFGYSTDELKCILKLSSISAIISSVTSEHGISILPRMAIRKELRHRTLKAINITDMDLVHPIHIIYNPNKIQNNLGETFFKFLCSPERGFC, encoded by the coding sequence ATGAACATTGAACATCTACGTTCTTTTTCTTTAGTTGTAAAGTTAGGGAGTATCACTAAAGCTGCTAAACAATTACATGTTTCTCAACCTGCTTTAAGTCTACAAATACAAGAGTTAGAAAAAACTTTTAATTCAACTTTGTTAAATAGAACAAATAAAGGGGTATCTCCAACTCCAATAGGTGATTTAGTTTATAACTATGCCCAAAAAGTTTTACAACTCACTGAAACATTAAATAAAGAAATTTCTTCTTTACAAAATTTAGAAAGTCAAGAAATAACAGTAGGGGCTTCAGAAGCAGTAGGTGAGTTTGCTTTACCCTGTAGTGTTTATATTTTTAAAGAAAGATTTCCTAACCATGAAATTAATGTAGCGATTTGTGATACAAAATGCGTAATCGAACGGGTTATGGAAGGAACTTTACCGATGGGTATAGTTGAAGGTATAATAAATCAAGATTTATTAAAAAGTATCAAAGAAGAAGGACTGGCCCTTAAAAAAATTGGTAATGATAAATTAGTTGTTACTGCCCCCTATAATAGTCAATGGAAAACTAAAGAAAGTGTTTCTTTTGATGAATTAAAAAAGTATAATATGATATTACAACCAAAAACTTCCGGTGTAATGATGACTTTAGATAGTATTTTAAAATATTTTGGTTATTCTACCGATGAACTAAAATGTATCCTGAAATTATCAAGTATTAGTGCAATTATTTCTTCTGTTACCTCTGAACATGGTATATCAATCCTTCCTCGAATGGCAATCCGCAAAGAATTAAGACATCGGACATTAAAGGCAATAAACATAACTGATATGGATTTAGTACATCCTATCCATATAATTTATAATCCTAATAAAATACAAAACAATTTAGGTGAAACTTTCTTTAAGTTTCTTTGTTCACCGGAAAGGGGTTTTTGTTAG
- a CDS encoding sulfurtransferase TusA family protein, whose amino-acid sequence MHFIDALGEMCPIPIIKAEKELKKLNKGEKLVLETDHSCSIQSVVKHFEGKYNYKCSYIEVEEGIWQITIEKN is encoded by the coding sequence TTGCATTTTATAGATGCTCTAGGTGAAATGTGCCCAATTCCAATAATAAAAGCAGAAAAAGAATTAAAGAAACTTAATAAAGGTGAAAAATTAGTTTTAGAAACAGATCATAGTTGTTCTATTCAAAGTGTAGTTAAACATTTTGAAGGGAAATACAATTACAAATGCAGTTATATTGAAGTTGAAGAGGGTATTTGGCAAATAACTATTGAAAAAAACTAA
- a CDS encoding molybdopterin-binding protein, producing MKVIKTEEAIGKVIAHDITEIVPGVFKGIGFKKGHIIQPGDVEKLLRLGKEHIYVFELDEDNIHEDDAAIALGNKICGEGVYFEEPPKEGKINILAQRKGYLKINKEILDEVNDFGDVSIATIHGNRIVTAGEKLAGCRIIPLTIKKEKLDKMLNIISQPIIEVKALKSKDAAIITTGSEVYKGRITDKFTPVIKEKLRLYDSRAIFEKIVPDDTTIIRDSILEAKAKGAQLIVVTGGMSVDPDDKTPGGIKATGAEIISYGSPVLPGSMILLAYLDEIPIFGLPGCVMYNKTTAFDLLLPKVFIDEKIKRKDITSLGYGGLCLNCDICVFPNCSFAKG from the coding sequence ATGAAGGTAATTAAGACTGAAGAGGCTATCGGTAAAGTCATTGCCCATGACATTACGGAAATTGTGCCAGGGGTCTTTAAAGGAATAGGTTTTAAAAAAGGACATATCATTCAGCCAGGGGATGTGGAGAAATTACTCCGTTTAGGGAAAGAACATATCTATGTTTTTGAATTAGATGAAGATAATATCCACGAAGATGATGCTGCTATAGCATTAGGTAACAAAATTTGTGGTGAGGGAGTATATTTTGAAGAACCTCCTAAAGAAGGGAAAATTAATATTTTAGCTCAAAGAAAAGGATATTTAAAAATTAACAAAGAGATTTTAGATGAAGTAAATGATTTTGGCGATGTTTCTATAGCAACTATCCACGGTAATAGAATAGTTACTGCCGGGGAAAAGTTAGCGGGATGTAGAATTATCCCTTTAACTATAAAAAAAGAAAAGTTAGATAAAATGCTAAATATTATATCCCAACCGATAATTGAAGTAAAGGCTTTAAAAAGTAAAGATGCTGCAATTATAACTACAGGTAGCGAAGTTTATAAAGGTAGAATTACTGACAAATTCACTCCTGTTATTAAAGAAAAACTAAGGCTTTATGATTCTAGGGCGATATTTGAAAAAATAGTTCCTGATGATACTACTATTATTAGAGACTCAATATTAGAAGCGAAGGCTAAAGGGGCTCAATTAATTGTAGTAACGGGAGGAATGTCAGTGGATCCCGATGATAAAACCCCTGGTGGGATAAAGGCTACCGGAGCAGAAATTATAAGTTATGGATCACCGGTTCTCCCAGGATCTATGATATTATTGGCATACCTCGATGAAATACCGATATTCGGATTACCGGGCTGTGTTATGTATAACAAAACTACTGCATTTGACTTGTTACTACCAAAAGTGTTTATTGATGAAAAAATTAAGAGAAAGGATATCACCAGCTTAGGATATGGAGGCCTGTGTTTAAATTGTGATATATGTGTTTTTCCTAATTGTTCCTTTGCTAAGGGATAA
- the glp gene encoding gephyrin-like molybdotransferase Glp has translation MNKDIEIKSALEMLITEVEPLSPVSLNLMDTLGYVLAEDIFSPLNIPPFDRSPLDGFAIRACDTVKATKDEPVTFKIIDFAAAGKPSKMVLGPYQAIRIMTGAKIPNGADLVVPFEETEFTEEWVKVFKTYNSNSNISFMGEDIKEGQKVLTKGEVINPPEIGILASVGKNKVLVYDRPKIAILTTGDELVDIDKPLEEGKILNSNSYTIAALVKRSGGVPYILPHCPDNLEKITNEITSALQWADILITTGGVSVGDKDYVMESFKKVCDKFLFWKVKMKPGTPLTAAKYRNKLMIGLSGNPAAAFITFEIFVKPVIKKLRGLEKVYPLQVESTLLSNFTKVRKQNRYVRAITYYDGGKFYTKLPDSHSSGVISSLAKVNSLLFIPAGMGPFTKGQKITVELLESEDLLP, from the coding sequence ATGAATAAAGATATAGAAATTAAATCAGCATTAGAAATGTTAATAACAGAAGTGGAACCTTTATCCCCAGTTTCTTTAAATTTAATGGATACATTAGGATATGTTTTGGCTGAAGATATTTTCTCCCCTTTAAATATCCCTCCCTTTGACAGATCTCCACTAGATGGCTTTGCCATTAGGGCTTGTGATACAGTAAAAGCTACTAAGGATGAACCTGTAACCTTTAAAATAATTGACTTTGCTGCAGCAGGGAAACCTTCAAAAATGGTTTTAGGACCATACCAAGCTATCAGAATTATGACCGGTGCTAAAATTCCTAATGGTGCTGATTTAGTAGTCCCCTTTGAAGAAACAGAATTTACTGAGGAATGGGTTAAAGTCTTCAAGACCTATAATAGTAACTCTAATATCAGTTTTATGGGGGAAGATATTAAAGAAGGTCAAAAAGTTTTGACCAAAGGTGAGGTAATTAACCCTCCAGAAATAGGGATTTTAGCCTCTGTTGGGAAAAATAAAGTGCTAGTTTATGACCGACCAAAAATTGCTATTTTAACTACCGGTGATGAACTAGTAGATATAGATAAACCATTAGAAGAAGGAAAAATTCTCAACAGTAATTCTTATACTATTGCTGCCTTAGTTAAAAGGTCGGGAGGAGTACCCTATATCTTGCCCCATTGCCCAGATAATTTAGAAAAAATTACAAATGAAATAACTTCTGCCCTTCAATGGGCTGATATCCTTATTACAACTGGTGGTGTTTCTGTTGGTGATAAAGATTATGTAATGGAATCCTTCAAAAAGGTTTGTGATAAATTTTTATTTTGGAAAGTTAAAATGAAACCAGGAACTCCTCTCACCGCTGCAAAATATAGAAATAAATTGATGATAGGTTTATCAGGAAACCCTGCTGCGGCATTTATCACCTTTGAAATATTTGTAAAACCTGTAATAAAAAAACTCAGGGGATTAGAAAAAGTTTATCCACTCCAAGTAGAATCTACATTGCTCAGTAATTTTACTAAAGTAAGAAAGCAAAACCGCTATGTTCGGGCTATCACTTATTATGATGGAGGTAAGTTTTACACTAAATTACCGGATTCCCATAGTTCTGGAGTTATTTCTAGTTTAGCAAAGGTCAATTCCCTTCTCTTTATTCCTGCAGGGATGGGACCTTTTACTAAAGGTCAGAAAATAACTGTAGAGCTTTTAGAAAGTGAGGATTTACTGCCATGA